The genomic stretch AGCTATATCTGATCCTAACTTAAATTGTTTATTGTTCTTTCCAATTCAAGTACACATTAAAGAAAAACTGGAATGCAACAAGAGGAGGAaagcaaagaaaacaaacaattgtTTATTCTACAAATGTCCAGATCATTTACACAGCAATGTGAGTGTTAAACATACAGCACAGAGGCCTGAGCGCTGATTGACCAATAACTTAACTGCACTtagaaacaaaatataaatagaAGATGAGCCACATGGTGAAATTCCCCATTACTGAATTATGAAGTGCTGACAGTATCTGATATTTATTCAGGGTAATGGTTTTAGTTcagcttttaaaaacaaagatgaggTCAAAGTGCAAGTGATACTGTAGGTCGAGAAATAGCAGAAACTGAGTAACCAAACTGTTGTGGGAGCACACACTTCCACAACACTAGGCACATAGGCCTATAAATAGCATGTAGTTGTGGCCATAAAGACTAGGGGTAAACaagcacacacatacaccccCACACACATGCACCAACAAAGAAAAAGGAGAAAATGGATGACAATAATAAGTTAGTGTATTAGTAATCGTGTATTCAAACACAGCATAATAAGGCTACATAACtaagatatttttaatatgtaaAGTGCATAGAGTTTAACTCAGTTTCATAGGGTCCAATCCAGTGCAAGTTTATTTTAGACCAAACCAAACATTACACCAGTGTGGGCAGGAAGACTGTATAAACATGAATTTAATTTGGACTTAATTTGGTCCTGTATCCACATCTTACGCACAGCATAAAATTGTACATCATTCGTATAGCAGATGAACAGTAGACTTCATGTCATCAGTTTACAGAACCTTCTGTGACATAACCCCTTAACTAACAATATATACACATCATCCTAACTTTCAACATTTCTTTCCAAACCTTCACAACAAGCTGGAACACTTTCTTTCAGGAACAGCACTGACAAACTTTATTTCAAGAAATAAACCTGTCTAACCACATGCTTTCGGTCAGAATGTATTCGAATGGCTATTTGAGAATGAATGGAAGACAGAAAAATGAGATAAAGAGATGCCTCAGTCATGACAACAGCACTACAGAGTGTAAATAAACCAGTTGCTAATCTTCTAACATAGTGATGAAACACAAAACATGAAAGTCTACAAGGCAAATAGTGGCTGATGACAGATGTATCATCCAGTCACAGTGGAGTACTCTAGTGCCATGCAATATTTTCTCAGAAGcattttacaataaggttgtgttTGTAAACATTAAAGCAGCTACCATTAACTAACAGTGAACAAAACCACAGCATTTACTAGAGGTCCAGCATTTACTAGAGGTcctcattgtttgttcatattAGCCAATGCATTACAAACACAACCCCACTGCAAAGTGTTACCATTTTCCCGTATCTATATACAATGTTTTGTTCTATACAAACGTTTCAGTCCAGTCAAGGTTTGGAAACTGTTGACCGTCttatgtacactgcaaaaaagtaaaaagttggatcaacttaaaaaattactttaaaggaacacgcccagatttggggaatttagcttattcaccgtatcccccagagttagataagtccatacatacctttctcatctctgtgcgtgctgtaactctgtctggcgcagcccccgctagcttagcttagcttagcacaaagactgtaaGTGAATGGCTCCAACTAGCATTCTGCTACCAAAAATAACGCAAACAGAAGACTCTTCTGAGTTCTCttctgagaactatattctcagaagacgaagcactgctacttggtaCTGTTCAAAGATCGCTAtttctcatatcaccttgttatttgtacacggtgtgactatacaaacaacaacacataaataggaacatgtttgtgttattttgtcacttattgggagcagtatgctagctgaagccaCCCACCCGCAGTCCCCGTGCCAAGCTAAGCCAGCGGGGGCCGCGTCAGACAGAgccacagcacgcacggagatgagaaaggcatgtatggacttatctaactctgggggatacggtgaacaAGCCAAactcccaaaatctgggcgtgttcctccactgtaacacctaaaaaatataAGGTTTTATAATAAGTTGAATTcacttttttaatacttttttagGGATTAGCAATTCCAActcttcactttttacagtggaTCATAAAACTTGCTTATCGTTTTGAAGACATCGCCAACATAATAAAAAGTCTGAAAATGAAACTCAGTCAATAAATGCACAGCATATGTAAACTCCTTCcatactttttaaaaagcttCATGGGTGCACAGTTGtattctacactgtaaaaattccttgttgcacttttttagtttaatcaacttgaatttacaattaatttcaactttcttgactagtaatgctgggtacacaccaaaatatttttttacatcttataagatttaaaaaatgtgatagaccacaaacatgaggataaaaaatcctagatttaaccgttttgctcctatagtgtgtggtgtgccattatgtgtcaaagacagcacaccacacacaaacagatttttaaccagagtctcgactgtgaacacaggaaatcccacaaaatctcgcgagacttcagaatggcggacgatatgcaggaagacattTCAATTATAGTGCTTGGAATCATTTTTACAAGAAACGTATAAACATTCGTGCTGTTGCCACAAATCAACAAGCTGATCCTCCATCTCTGCTGtccacatcaacttcactttggccgtttctcaatccgaaggctgtagcctgcggaggtcgcatatgcaggctgcatacgtcatgaaacctggtttattcaagttaactgagcattacattcgaaAGTCATACTGTAAGAATATTACAACAATATACGATAAACTAGGAATAATAGTCAATtttataactgttaatattCTGAGACAGTTTTgatgacgtttatgcagcccGGAAATGAGAAGCGGCCTTTGTGCCGTGCCATTACTGCTTCCGTCTTCCCTCATCtggctttctgattggatatggtttcgtttcacgtgataatctcaataGCGTGCTCGCGTTTGTCCTCGGGATTCCCCATACACATCgggatttctgatcgtaaatattcaacatgttgaatatttacgatttGCGATCGGCGCGGCTCCGACGTTCTTCCGAgcaggttcggacactcttaacacaaCTCACACGAAGGGACAATctgataaaataatctgtaaaacCATCGTGATActcgggacatagctaggattgtcggaaggggggaaatcggcccaaaatcagcccgattatcttttggtgtgtacccagcataaggAGTTGCtacaaattataaaaataaagttgaaataactttatTTGTTTATCATTTATAGCAGGTATGgcaaacgtcggtcctggagagcaaacacacctgaacaggCTAATCAAGGTAAGAGTAACTATAAAGCTACAGACAGGTGAGGTTTATTCAGGGTTGAAGTTAGACTCTGCAGGAATGCGGCTCCCCAGGACCGACGTTCGCAACCCCtgatttatagcaactcctcaccaGTCAATGACTTTATTAAACTTAAACAATTTTGTGCaatgaagaatttttttttacagttgtgACATCTTTTAAAACAGTGAATAGTTAAAACACAGTTTGGTAAAACACAGTTtctaaaatgggaaaaatagtattaaagagcacctattttattgctaacatcgttattttgtgtatatggtataatacaatgcgttcgcatggtttatggttaaaaaaacacataattttccacataccgtacatttttgtagcatCAAATTTCACTCTCTAAAACACttatttgaaaagctctgtgttccTGAtcggccagctaatctgtacgttgtgattggcctgaatacctctgacgtcagccggaaatgtgacgctccttaccatgtttgaaagattcggtcataaagcaatgctaacaggagttaacttacaggctataATGTCGgccttgtctacatcaccaatcccaggaagtaaactgcctacaatccgtgtatttgttgtagtccaaaaaaaagagatttacgttggagacgataactcgcgtcatcgtttactttggggtttgtaccttttgcatatcgttaacatgtactaatacacaattacacaccaaaggaaatgtaaaatcgtgaaccggacaataggtgctcttaaATAAAGAATGAGTGTGTATGTCTAAACCAGCCCAGCCTCCCGAAGATGCGCACAAATAGCACGAAGTGCAAAACCCGCGCAACACACACGCCAAACTCCACCCCGGCGCGCACACGACACGCCAGTCCCTCCCATTCACTCAAacagtgcatctttttttgtcgttccACTTATTGGTCTCTCGATTTTTCTCCTgccttttttaccattttcgcttgggtttagggttagaacaactttttgttatataaaaattacatcctaactctaaccccaactccaagcgaccatggcttaaatatggacaaaaacatggagaaacctgtatattaaataacatcattaagcaaatctaaaaatctaaccctaaacccaagcgaaaatggtttaaaaaaacagaaaattttttagaaaccaataaataaaacgacaaaaaaagatgcactgtttaagtgaatgggaaggactggcatatgcacgccaaagtggaatttggcgtatgtattgcacgagttttacacttcgtgctatttacacgcatcctcaggagactgggcagGTCCAAacactgaatgtgtatgtgttaTATTTTGTTAGAGATTACAGTAAATGTGCTGAACACAAGTGGTGGTCACATGGAGAATGTGTGTATCATGATACAGTACATGACCTgaataaatgtgaccctgacTGTGAAGCCCAGCAAAatgattttttgtgatttacagaccagcattgggtcaaaagggaGCCCAGTCTTGGgttaaattaaaggaatagtctactcattttcaatattaaaatatgttattaccttaactaagaactgttgaatcatccctctgtcatctgtgtgtgtgcacgtaagcgctggagcgcgctgcgacgctacgatagcatttagcttagccccattcattcaatggtaccatttagagataaagttagaagtgaccaaacacatcaacgtttttcctatttaagacgagtagttatacgagcaagtttggtggtacaaaataaaacatagcgcttttctaagaggatttaaaagagtaactatattttatggcgtaatagcacttttgggagtacttcgactcggcgcagtaacaccctccctctcccattatgagagtgagaaggggagcagacttttcaggcgagtcgaagtactccaaaaagtgctattacgccataaaatatagttactcttttaaatccgcttagaaaagcgctatgttttattttgtaccaccaaacttgctcgtataactactcgtcttaaataggaaaaacgttgatgtgtttggtcacttctaactttatctctaaatggtactattgaatgaatggggctaagctaaatgctatcgtagcgtcgcagcgcgctccagcgcttacgtgcacacacccagatgacagagggatgattcaacagttcttagttaaggtaataacatattttaatattgaaaatgagtagactattcctttaacccaaaaatgtttatttttgacccaacaatggtttaacacagcccagcattttgggttaaaacaacccagcaacgggctgggctcgtccctttttgacccaaacgctgggttaaaaagaacccaacatttttagagtgtgttttCTAAATACAATCATCATACATAATGACTTCAGCctagatttcacagacagggtcctaaataattaaaaatacagtacatacagtTAGAGAAACCTGAAAATGCCGCAGATTTTCAATAGTTTCTTGGTTTGCAGTGGCTCTAGCAGCTACTCAGACATTTAATTCAAGACACAAAAGTTATTGCAACAAGTAGTCAGATTTTCAGAAAAGGAAATCTCTTAAATACTGGCCTTGCAGATTATATTCAAAAGGAAATGTCTACAAATGGATGCACCCTATACAAAGGGGTCCTCAAGTTGAAATGTTTGAGAACAACCACTGCTCTAAAATCAGTCACTGGTTGCAGCCACTAGTGGCCACTGTTGTGACTTTGTCAGGCACATGCTGGAGCAACTGCAGTTTGAGTGTTGATCGCCGAGACCATTCAGCCCACTGGGTCGGTGTCGCAGCCCTCCTCCCATAAAATGACCTCTCTATCCCTCTTTTCTCCCTTGCACTCTCCCCGATCAGTTGAATTTGATCTGTTTTTCATGAGTCTGTTTTCAGTCTGTTTGACCTGAATCTCCTGTGGTTCTACATTCCCCTGTATTCTGACTCAATAACAACCCCACCTGAAAGTCTCAGTGGAATTAACCAAAAAGGATTTGTTATTTCCATGTGCTGTCTAAAGGAATTATGCAAATAAAGATGAAATAAGTGTGCAAACAAAGCAATTAAAACTAACTGTGCAATTTACCTGTTTGTACCATATATGGTtatgcttttttattattaaataatagcTTCATAACTTAGCATATTCCTGCTAATAGGCAATGCACAGAAATACATCATAGAGGTGTGAAAAATCCACATATGCACAAAGCCTGATTAAGTTGTAAATGGTTATCAAAAAGGATGCAGGTTATTATGCACCACTTTTTAGTGAATCCAACCCTTTATCGTTCTCTACGTCCCAGGGCAGTGAGAAGCTCATTTTACTCCCCTACTCTCAATCTTTTGTGCTTTCTGTCTTTTCTCACCCCTCTCTGTCTTAAGTAAGATCTATTGTCATTTATCAACCCAAGGTCTTACATTGTTCCTTTATGACTCTCTTTGCCTCAGTCCCCCGACCAAGTCTGTCTTTCCAGCCCTTTGTCTCTATTCTGATCTTCTCTCCCTACCCCCAATTCTAAGTCCTCCCAGCGTTCTGGCCTGTATCCATTCTTTCTCTTTTACCCTGACCATTGTTTTCCCCTTTGAATCCAGCCGCATGGCTCAGTGTATATGTGGATGCTCACTACAGGACTCATGTCGGGGTGGAGGTGTGGGGTGTACGCAAGAAGGTGACGGAGAGGGTGCAGACGAGGGGGAGGGAGAGTACTGGTCAGGGCAGGGAGAGACAGAGGAGGAGAGCTGCAGAGCCACCTCGTTCTCGTAACAGAAAGAGGAACGGGATCCCAAGATGTGCTGTCTCTCTGCTAACTCTTTAGCACTACAGGTGGGCGTGTCCGTAACCTTGTAGGTCCTGTTGAAGTAGGAGTAGTCCACCTAGAGGATGGTAAGACAAGTTTAAAACAAGATGAGGGCTGCAAACTTAAATCCACATCGGCAAGACCAAGAATTTGCTTTAGCAGAGTCATAAGCTTGcaatatacagtgaggaaaataagtatttgaacaccctgctactTTGCAAGTTTttccacttagaaatcatggaggggtctgaaattgtcatcgtaggtgcatgttcactgtgagagacataatctaaaaaaaaaaaaaaatccagaaatcacaatgtatgattttttaactatttatttgtatgatacagttgcaaataagtatttaaacacctgagaaagtcaatgtttatatttggtacagtagcctttgtttgcaattacagaggtcaaacgtttcctgtagtttttcaccaggattgcaaacactgcaggagggattttggcccactcctccacacagatcttctctagatcagtcaggtttctggcctgtcgctaagaaacacggagtttgagctccctgtaaagattctctattgggtttaggtctggagactggcaaGGCcatgccagaaccttgatatgcttcttacagagccattccttggttatcctggctgtgtgcttagggccattgtcatgttggaagacccagcctcgacccatcttcattgctgagggaaggaggttgttccccaaaatttCGCAATACaaggccccggtcatcctctccttaatacagtgcagtagccctgtcccatgtgcagaaacacacccccaaagcatgatgctaccactcccatgcttcacagtactcatcattctttttcctccaaacatgtttagtggaattatgaccaaaaagttctactttggtctcatctgaccacatgactttctcccatgactcctctggattatccaaatggtcattggcaaacttaagacgggcctggacatgtgctggtttaagcaggggaaccttccgtgctatgcatgatttcaaaccatgacgtcttagtgtatttcCAACAGTAATACGCTAACaaaaacggtggtcccagctcttttcaggtcattgaccagctcctcccgtgtagttctgggctgatttctcacctttcttaggatcattgagaccccacaaggtaagatcttgcatggagccccagtccgagggacactgacagtcatgtttagcttcttccattttctaatgattgctccaatagtggaccttttttcaccaccctttccagccttgtggaggtgtacaatttaagtgtatttggacagctctttggtcttggacATGTTtttagttggattcttactgattgtatggggtggacaggtgtctttatgcagctaacaacctcaaacaggtgcatgtaatttaggataataaatgaaGTGGAGGTGGtcatttaaaggcagactaataGGTCTTTGacggtcagaattctagctgatagacaggtgttcaaatacttatttgcagctgtatcatacaaataaatagttaaaaaaaacatatattgtgatttctggattttttttacattatgtctctcacagtggacatgcacctacgaggACATTTTCAATTTcccaatttcagacccctccatgatttctaagtgggagaacttgcaaaatagttATTCAAATACaaattttcctcactgtaattCCAGTGcattgaacattttttttttgtttttggctGTATCTCACCTGATAGCAGTTCTTCCTCTCAAAGAGCACAGGCTCGAAGCggtgaccccagaggatctcaGAGGCCAGATATGAAGACCGGCATTGGGTTGTCATGGCTGTGGCCTCCACCATGCCCTCCAGAATTACCACCACTTCCAGTTCTTTGTCTCCCTCTAGTGTACGCCTGTCCATCTCAAAGAATGGACTCTCTTCATTAATCTCATGCACGATGGTCACAGGTGACACCAAAAAGATGCGATCTGTTCCAGTGTCAAAGCCGGCATTTATGTCTTCATTGTCCAATGGCAGGAACTCGCCCTCAGGGGTCAACCGTGGCTACAGAAAGGGAACACACCTACTGATATCAAATGTCTATACCTTTTTATGCACTCTAAGTAGTTTTGGATTAAAgcgtctaccaaatgcataaatgtaaatacatcTCCCCTCATTCTCTGATCATTCATTAATTTGCAATGAATGTCATGAAAAGCATCAGCAAAATCCATAAGCAATGACACAAACTCTAAAGATTTAAGTGATTGTTTGGCAAACCCTAGGCCTACTACAAATACATTCAATCAGAGAGTTAAGTCATATAAACACAGACGCACTTGGTAGATTAGAGAGACAATGTTTTGGTTAAAGTAATCCGCTCCTTAAATCTTAATACAAAAGCCCTTGAATACAAGCACTCATTACCAAACCAGCTGTCCAGATGTCCACTCCACTCTTTCATTCTCTCTCACAACTGTATGTTTTCAACCTTATTTCTTTCCTGTTGTACCGTCATTGACAACCAAGTATCATGTATGGTGCATAAATGTGATAATCATTCAAACCTATGGCATATTTCACATTGTATTGACTTGACTTTATCACTCAACTTCAGTAGCTGTGCTCGTACATGGGCCTCGACCAGGTGGCTTTTGCGCAGGTTTCCCACTCGCCACATCATGCAGAGTTTCCCGTCCCTCATGGCCACAACTGCCATATTCGAGAACACCAGCGTCTCATTACGCTTCTTGGGCTCGGCGATCTTAGCCATCACCGCCCCGACGATGAAAGCGCCGATGATGCAGCCCACAATGCACTGCAAGACGACAGCCAGCACCGCCAGGGGGCAGGCCTCCGTAACGCTCCGGAAGCCATAGCCTATAGACGTCTGCGTCTCCAGAGAGAGGAGGAACGCTGCCATGAAACTGTTCACCTGCTGAAAGCAGCGTTCCTCCGTCTCTGCTGTCACCGCTGGACCGTAATCCCTTGCAGCTTCCGGTGGAGCGAGAGAAGAAGAAATAGATGAAGGTGAAGATGATGCTGGGGGAGCCAGGTCCCCGTGAGCGGCTGCGATGAGCCAGAAGGCAAAACCGAAGAGAAGCCAGGAGAGCAAGAAGGAGAGGGTGAACACCACGAACATCCATCGCCAGCGGATGTCCACACAGGTGGTGAATAGGTCGGTGAGGTAGCGCCGGCCCCCGTCGCTCATGCTGACGAAGGTGACGTTGCAGCGCCCGTCCCTGCCTACAAAGCGCCGGCGGGGCCGGCGGCACTGGCGATCATGGGCCGGCGAGGGCGAGAGAGAAGGTGAGGATAATGGTCTTATCTTCTCCCACCTTCCTTCTTCCCCAGCCTCACCCCTGAGCACTGAGACACACCTTTCTCCCCCTCTCCTTCCTCCTCTTTCTCCATagtcatcatcatcttcatcatcgtCGTCCCTTTCTCCACTCCTTCCTCCGTTGCTACGGTGAAGTTTAAGTACTTTCCCATTGCAGTTGGAAGAGGTAAGCTCACTCATGGAGGGCGTAGT from Misgurnus anguillicaudatus chromosome 10, ASM2758022v2, whole genome shotgun sequence encodes the following:
- the kcnj14 gene encoding ATP-sensitive inward rectifier potassium channel 14, which produces MGAARVKRRFSAVVDTPLDEEEVMRLAQSDDVTTPSMSELTSSNCNGKVLKLHRSNGGRSGERDDDDEDDDDYGERGGRRGGERCVSVLRGEAGEEGRWEKIRPLSSPSLSPSPAHDRQCRRPRRRFVGRDGRCNVTFVSMSDGGRRYLTDLFTTCVDIRWRWMFVVFTLSFLLSWLLFGFAFWLIAAAHGDLAPPASSSPSSISSSLAPPEAARDYGPAVTAETEERCFQQVNSFMAAFLLSLETQTSIGYGFRSVTEACPLAVLAVVLQCIVGCIIGAFIVGAVMAKIAEPKKRNETLVFSNMAVVAMRDGKLCMMWRVGNLRKSHLVEAHVRAQLLKLSDKPRLTPEGEFLPLDNEDINAGFDTGTDRIFLVSPVTIVHEINEESPFFEMDRRTLEGDKELEVVVILEGMVEATAMTTQCRSSYLASEILWGHRFEPVLFERKNCYQVDYSYFNRTYKVTDTPTCSAKELAERQHILGSRSSFCYENEVALQLSSSVSPCPDQYSPSPSSAPSPSPSCVHPTPPPRHESCSEHPHIH